A stretch of the Acidimicrobiia bacterium genome encodes the following:
- a CDS encoding ATP-binding protein has translation MTERSQSVSGVGRVMGVQHSTTSEFRVALDDDDYLQLDDLVVVRTQVPKQGEVRTYGIVTEVEAKHEGAQFESDTHLIGAGVLPGQKVRSAQVAVTRVEPEIWVAPDPGEIVERASGEAREKALYVDEMARPLPIGIGRDGEPAYIDLDFFDGRKGGHMSISGISGVATKTSFALFFLRLLSGRPDVVGEGAANLRVLVFNVKGEDLLWLDKQNKYFDDDAALRWERLGVSPAPFPSVSFWAPPAARSGDVVVPDTGGRQVGVDAFAWTPREFVEEGLLRFLFTDSNDARNQIPFIEERVRSQLARYSVDVAGEPGAVVLRDPAEGHKPGEFVGPNKGERVIRDLRGLVEAIEEFVEPEDHEPDQRWTGRAQVGTISAFMRRLHAAAHRLGHLVRAGESRRIDRRASQVTVVAIQSLHDLGQRFVVGALLAETFAEKEQTGQRLPLSVIVLDELNKYAPREGASPLKDMLIDIAQRGRSLGVLLVGAQQTASRVAPEVMENAAIKVAGRLDAAEAERSEYGWMLPSTRARARLLKPGTMVVSQPAIPVPLVLDFPFPPWATRKEEVAEGSDGDPFRGL, from the coding sequence ATGACCGAGCGATCACAGAGCGTCAGCGGCGTCGGCCGCGTCATGGGCGTGCAGCACTCGACGACGAGCGAGTTCCGCGTTGCCCTCGACGACGACGACTATCTCCAGCTCGACGACCTCGTCGTTGTCCGCACCCAGGTGCCCAAACAGGGGGAGGTGCGCACCTACGGGATCGTCACCGAGGTGGAGGCGAAGCACGAGGGCGCCCAGTTCGAGAGCGACACCCACCTCATCGGGGCGGGCGTGCTCCCCGGCCAGAAGGTGCGGTCCGCCCAAGTGGCCGTGACGCGGGTCGAGCCCGAGATCTGGGTAGCCCCCGACCCGGGGGAGATCGTCGAGCGGGCGTCCGGCGAAGCCAGGGAGAAGGCCCTCTACGTCGACGAGATGGCCCGCCCGCTCCCCATCGGCATCGGCAGGGACGGCGAGCCCGCCTACATCGACCTCGACTTTTTCGACGGACGCAAGGGCGGGCACATGTCCATCAGCGGCATCTCCGGCGTCGCCACCAAGACGTCGTTCGCTCTGTTCTTCCTGCGGCTGCTGAGCGGCAGGCCCGACGTCGTCGGGGAGGGAGCCGCCAACCTTCGGGTGCTCGTGTTCAACGTGAAGGGCGAGGACCTGCTGTGGTTGGACAAGCAGAACAAGTACTTCGACGACGACGCCGCCCTCCGCTGGGAGCGGCTCGGTGTGTCGCCTGCTCCGTTCCCGTCCGTCTCGTTCTGGGCGCCCCCGGCGGCGCGCAGCGGCGACGTCGTCGTCCCGGACACGGGAGGGAGGCAGGTCGGTGTCGACGCCTTCGCCTGGACCCCGCGCGAGTTCGTCGAGGAGGGTTTGCTGCGGTTCTTGTTCACCGACTCGAACGACGCCCGCAACCAGATCCCGTTCATCGAAGAGCGGGTTCGCTCACAGCTGGCCAGGTACTCCGTCGACGTGGCCGGCGAGCCCGGCGCCGTCGTTCTCCGAGACCCGGCAGAGGGCCACAAACCGGGCGAGTTCGTCGGCCCGAACAAGGGCGAGCGGGTGATCCGCGACCTACGCGGCCTGGTCGAGGCGATCGAGGAGTTCGTCGAGCCGGAGGATCACGAACCGGACCAGCGGTGGACGGGACGAGCCCAGGTCGGGACCATCTCGGCGTTCATGCGGCGCCTCCATGCCGCTGCGCACCGGCTCGGGCATCTCGTGAGGGCCGGCGAGAGCCGCCGCATCGACCGCCGGGCATCCCAGGTGACCGTCGTGGCGATCCAATCGCTGCACGACCTCGGGCAGCGGTTCGTCGTCGGCGCCCTTCTCGCCGAGACGTTCGCCGAGAAGGAGCAGACGGGCCAGCGCCTCCCGCTGTCTGTGATCGTCCTCGACGAGTTGAACAAGTACGCCCCCCGCGAAGGAGCCAGTCCACTGAAGGACATGCTCATCGACATCGCCCAACGGGGCCGGTCGCTCGGTGTGCTCCTCGTCGGCGCCCAGCAGACGGCGAGCCGAGTGGCGCCCGAGGTGATGGAGAACGCCGCCATCAAAGTCGCCGGCCGGCTCGACGCAGCCGAGGCGGAACGATCCGAGTACGGGTGGATGCTGCCGTCGACCCGGGCGAGGGCACGCCTGCTCAAGCCGGGCACGATGGTCGTCAGCCAGCCGGCGATCCCGGTCCCCCTCGTGCTCGACTTCCCGTTCCCACCATGGGCGACACGCAAGGAAGAGGTCGCCGAGGGGAGTGACGGCGACCCGTTCCGCGGCCTGTGA